The following proteins are co-located in the Paludibaculum fermentans genome:
- the iolG gene encoding inositol 2-dehydrogenase, producing MMKRLNIGIIGAGRIGKVHSESLAFRIPEANPAVITDVNQQAAEEAAERFGIAKVAASAGEVLADPSIEAVLICSSTNTHADLIVEAARAGKHIFCEKPVDHCLEKIDAALDAVEKAGVKLQIGFNRRFDSNFARVRAAVASGEIGTPQMVHIISRDPAPPPAAYVKVSGGMFLDMTIHDFDMARFLINDEVEEVYTAAGVMVDPAIGAEGDVDTAVITLRFRNGVIGTIDNSRKAVYGYDQRVEVFGSAGSIASANRYASQTVLSTAESIHQDLPMNFFMDRYTESFVSELRCFVQAVLENKPTPVTGIDGRIPVVMALAARKSYDERRPVRLEEVDSLAHA from the coding sequence ATGATGAAAAGACTCAATATCGGCATTATCGGTGCGGGCCGCATCGGAAAGGTCCACTCCGAATCGTTGGCGTTCCGGATTCCGGAAGCGAACCCGGCTGTGATCACAGACGTGAACCAGCAGGCGGCGGAGGAAGCAGCGGAGCGGTTCGGAATCGCCAAGGTGGCCGCCTCGGCGGGCGAGGTGCTCGCGGATCCCTCCATTGAGGCAGTGCTCATCTGCTCGTCGACGAATACGCATGCCGACCTGATTGTGGAGGCCGCTCGCGCGGGCAAACACATCTTCTGTGAGAAGCCGGTGGATCACTGCCTGGAGAAGATCGATGCGGCACTGGATGCGGTGGAGAAGGCGGGTGTGAAGCTGCAGATTGGCTTCAACCGTCGCTTCGACTCCAACTTCGCCAGGGTGCGGGCCGCGGTGGCCAGCGGCGAGATTGGGACTCCGCAGATGGTGCACATCATCAGCCGCGATCCGGCACCGCCGCCTGCTGCCTATGTGAAGGTATCGGGCGGGATGTTCCTGGACATGACCATCCACGACTTCGACATGGCCCGGTTCCTGATCAACGACGAAGTGGAAGAGGTCTACACGGCGGCGGGTGTGATGGTCGACCCGGCGATCGGGGCCGAAGGCGATGTGGATACGGCCGTGATTACGCTGCGATTCCGCAATGGCGTAATCGGTACGATCGATAACAGCCGCAAAGCGGTTTACGGTTACGACCAGCGGGTGGAGGTCTTTGGGAGCGCGGGCTCGATCGCGAGTGCCAACCGCTATGCCAGCCAGACGGTGCTGAGCACGGCGGAGTCAATTCACCAGGATCTGCCGATGAACTTCTTCATGGACCGCTACACGGAGAGTTTTGTCAGCGAGCTACGGTGCTTCGTGCAGGCGGTGTTGGAGAATAAGCCGACCCCGGTGACGGGGATCGACGGGCGGATTCCGGTCGTCATGGCACTGGCGGCACGCAAGTCCTATGATGAGCGCCGGCCGGTGCGGCTGGAAGAGGTTGACTCACTGGCGCACGCGTGA
- a CDS encoding carboxypeptidase-like regulatory domain-containing protein has translation MRSVALLLALILAGAAQGQVRPTLPPPSAGNVTLTLDEYNRLLELANKPGKKVDVPPQPYSLQSADLRIEVTGEKAAGKVQLEGQVFTKGSATVPLVSGMTVLEAQQKGKELALVQSGRTHSAVLTGPAEFSISLETGFPLVIEPGRASFQLPAPAAGAVRLTLVLPGDHTNAHVSPGLVTARSSSNGQTTIQATLAPGQNTSVWWASRENVAPVAPKAVRFLSDVKTLVSVGEGQLGLAALIDINVIQGDPAQFEIEMPAGYELAGASGSTLESGAVEGGVLVLKVSNPSARSHQFLVTLEKSTTDTKAEVPFLALKGSQRETGEIVVEGEGTIELTARESGGLKRMDLKEASPYLRALAHSSPHAAFRHHRQPSEPLGLALEWVRFPDKAVIPAVVQDAVVTSMVTSEGRSLTEVRLTLRNQAQPFLRVSLPAGASIVSADVAGQNVKPVQGSDGNRVPLLRPGFRPTGSYPVSFVYMDSGAPFAKKGGAELLLPKMDVPIALLHWEVFLPERYKVANFAGDALRAELLPEAEVSPMMPKRVAMIKEEELVGAGRTQATLSMDIPPGIVNSVHRALNLAPGLVGGVVLDSTTAVIPNAQVVVTEVATGQSRQASANSSGQWRAGPFASGRLKITVSAQGFQPQVRQINYDAERPQPVNVTLNVGSVAETVEVTSQAEVVRDSKRIDNELKKKSAEVLNSASGNVVNLQRRVAGVLTIPVEVPRAGTSFRFVRPLVVDEPTKLSFTYKTK, from the coding sequence ATGAGATCCGTTGCTTTGCTGCTGGCTCTAATCCTGGCTGGTGCGGCCCAGGGGCAGGTGCGGCCAACGCTGCCGCCTCCGTCTGCTGGAAATGTCACGCTGACGTTGGATGAGTACAACCGGCTGCTTGAACTCGCGAATAAACCGGGCAAGAAGGTGGACGTACCGCCGCAGCCCTACTCGCTGCAAAGCGCCGATTTGCGAATTGAAGTGACTGGCGAGAAGGCCGCGGGGAAAGTGCAGTTGGAGGGCCAGGTGTTCACCAAGGGCTCAGCTACGGTGCCGCTGGTTTCCGGGATGACGGTGCTGGAGGCGCAGCAGAAGGGGAAAGAGCTCGCGCTGGTCCAGTCGGGCCGGACACACTCCGCGGTGCTGACGGGACCGGCGGAGTTCTCTATTTCGCTGGAGACAGGATTCCCGCTGGTAATTGAGCCGGGCCGCGCCTCTTTTCAGTTGCCGGCCCCGGCCGCCGGTGCGGTGAGGCTCACGTTGGTGTTGCCGGGCGACCACACCAACGCGCATGTTTCGCCGGGCCTGGTCACGGCGCGGTCGTCCAGCAATGGGCAGACCACGATCCAGGCTACGCTGGCGCCCGGGCAAAACACGTCGGTGTGGTGGGCTTCCCGGGAAAACGTGGCGCCCGTCGCGCCGAAGGCCGTGCGCTTCCTGTCGGATGTGAAGACGCTGGTATCCGTGGGCGAGGGGCAACTGGGACTGGCGGCGCTGATCGACATCAACGTGATCCAGGGAGATCCGGCGCAATTTGAGATCGAGATGCCGGCCGGGTATGAGCTCGCGGGCGCATCGGGCTCGACGCTGGAGTCTGGCGCCGTGGAGGGTGGCGTGCTGGTCCTGAAGGTCAGCAACCCATCGGCGCGGAGCCACCAATTCCTCGTCACGCTGGAAAAGTCGACGACCGACACGAAGGCGGAGGTCCCATTTCTCGCCCTGAAAGGCTCGCAGCGAGAGACAGGCGAGATTGTCGTGGAAGGCGAGGGGACCATCGAACTGACGGCCAGGGAGAGCGGCGGCCTGAAGAGGATGGACCTGAAGGAAGCATCGCCGTACTTGCGCGCGCTGGCGCACTCTTCACCGCATGCGGCGTTTCGTCATCACCGGCAGCCGTCGGAGCCGCTGGGTTTGGCGCTGGAGTGGGTTCGGTTCCCGGACAAGGCCGTGATTCCCGCCGTGGTGCAGGATGCGGTGGTGACCTCGATGGTGACCTCGGAGGGGCGGTCGTTGACGGAGGTGAGATTGACGCTCCGCAATCAGGCACAGCCGTTCCTGCGGGTGTCGCTGCCGGCGGGCGCAAGTATCGTATCCGCGGATGTCGCGGGCCAGAATGTGAAGCCGGTGCAGGGGTCGGATGGGAATCGGGTGCCGTTGCTACGGCCCGGATTCCGCCCGACTGGCAGTTACCCTGTGTCCTTCGTCTATATGGATTCGGGTGCGCCGTTTGCAAAGAAGGGCGGGGCTGAACTGTTGCTGCCGAAGATGGACGTACCGATCGCCTTGCTGCACTGGGAAGTGTTCCTGCCGGAGCGATATAAGGTGGCGAATTTCGCGGGTGATGCCTTGCGGGCGGAGTTACTGCCGGAGGCTGAGGTCAGTCCAATGATGCCGAAACGGGTCGCAATGATCAAGGAAGAGGAACTGGTGGGGGCGGGGCGGACGCAGGCAACATTGAGTATGGATATCCCCCCAGGCATCGTCAACTCAGTGCACAGGGCTTTGAATCTGGCCCCGGGACTTGTTGGGGGAGTTGTCCTCGATTCCACCACGGCCGTGATTCCTAATGCGCAAGTGGTTGTGACCGAGGTGGCGACCGGCCAGTCCAGGCAGGCATCCGCAAACTCGTCCGGCCAATGGAGGGCAGGCCCGTTCGCAAGCGGGCGTTTAAAGATCACCGTGAGCGCGCAGGGATTCCAACCGCAGGTGCGGCAGATCAACTACGACGCCGAGAGGCCACAGCCGGTCAACGTGACACTGAATGTCGGCTCGGTTGCAGAGACCGTAGAGGTCACCTCCCAGGCGGAGGTGGTGCGCGATTCCAAGCGGATTGACAATGAACTCAAGAAGAAGTCCGCGGAGGTGTTGAACTCAGCGTCCGGCAATGTGGTCAATCTGCAACGCAGGGTAGCAGGGGTCCTGACTATCCCGGTGGAGGTGCCTCGTGCCGGGACTTCATTCCGGTTTGTGCGCCCGCTGGTGGTGGATGAACCGACGAAGCTGAGCTTTACCTACAAGACCAAATAG
- a CDS encoding alpha/beta hydrolase — translation MSRLLSIAFLSSLSICSTWSLAQTPPAPTRPPRPTPPTRDPHTPGYVTATDLIDGRNAPINVDGNFILGPTHNPAPEMTAQEGVPQGTVSEFVMESKDSKIYPGILREPGTFGTADPNDPAKMIVTTSHPAPYSRRVTVYVPKQYVPGTAAPFIVGADGPDKMLFTALDNLIAQRRVPAMIAISISNGGGDAQGSQRGLEYDTMSGLYAEFVETEVLPQVEKRFNVKLTKDPDGRATMGGSSGGSCALIMAWYHPELYHRVLTYSGTYVNQQWPSNPEIPHGAWEFHERLIPNSPPKPIRLWMEVGDRDLLNPNVMHDNKHDWVLANEKMAQALAAKGYHYQFVFARNAGHTDRAVKMQTLPQALEYVWQGYPIGVAK, via the coding sequence ATGTCTCGTCTGCTCAGCATTGCCTTCCTGTCGAGTCTCTCGATCTGCTCCACCTGGAGCCTGGCCCAGACTCCGCCCGCCCCCACCCGGCCGCCGCGTCCCACACCACCGACCCGCGATCCGCACACACCCGGCTATGTCACGGCCACGGATCTGATCGACGGCCGCAACGCGCCCATCAACGTTGACGGCAACTTCATCCTCGGACCCACCCACAATCCCGCGCCGGAGATGACCGCGCAGGAGGGCGTCCCGCAGGGCACCGTCTCCGAATTCGTCATGGAGTCGAAGGACAGCAAGATCTATCCCGGCATCCTGCGCGAGCCCGGCACCTTCGGCACGGCGGATCCCAACGATCCCGCGAAGATGATCGTCACCACCAGCCATCCCGCTCCCTACTCGCGCCGCGTCACTGTCTACGTTCCGAAGCAGTACGTCCCGGGCACCGCCGCACCCTTCATCGTGGGCGCTGATGGCCCCGACAAGATGCTCTTCACGGCTCTCGACAACCTGATCGCCCAGCGCCGCGTCCCGGCTATGATCGCCATCTCCATCAGCAATGGCGGCGGCGACGCGCAGGGCAGCCAGCGCGGACTGGAGTACGACACCATGTCCGGTCTCTACGCGGAGTTCGTCGAGACGGAAGTCCTCCCCCAGGTAGAGAAACGTTTCAATGTGAAGCTGACGAAGGATCCCGACGGCCGCGCAACAATGGGCGGCAGTTCCGGTGGTTCCTGCGCCCTGATCATGGCCTGGTATCACCCGGAGCTGTACCACCGCGTGCTGACGTACTCCGGCACGTACGTGAACCAGCAGTGGCCGTCGAATCCAGAAATCCCACACGGCGCGTGGGAATTCCACGAGCGTCTGATCCCCAACAGTCCGCCCAAACCCATTCGCCTCTGGATGGAAGTGGGGGATCGCGACCTCCTCAACCCAAACGTCATGCACGACAACAAGCACGACTGGGTGCTGGCCAACGAGAAGATGGCGCAAGCATTGGCCGCCAAGGGCTACCACTACCAGTTCGTCTTTGCCCGCAATGCGGGCCACACGGACCGCGCTGTCAAGATGCAGACCCTGCCGCAAGCGCTCGAGTATGTCTGGCAGGGCTACCCCATAGGCGTCGCGAAGTAG
- a CDS encoding GRP family sugar transporter has protein sequence MANKPGPAVLHSARTLHWLGVSCGFGAGAWLGAAEAPTKLVTAGFSPFIISLGMVAGVFVARWTVPMLLKGTGYIWMDLKEKKHLMVWAILAGMLWAVANTLTVFAIRNVGLSIAFPLWNTNSLVGLFWGWLLFNELKNSGAKQWLKVLGGAAGIVVGACVLALATSHQTSTGPQGAATLGICAALGAGLLWGTMYIPYRKAYISGMNPLSFVTVFTFGELGTVFALALIFGGGYDQVAADLTKAKPVMFWLFLGGFCWVLGDLFQQYAAKYIGIGRGIPLSNTNQLWGLAWGALVFGELAGQSTTAQVLVVVGSLIMIAGAAAISFAEAPESEHTSWDSAMERECTRYGMDRGKVERCMRGEDVLALQEPKRHWWEALVGVAALGMFIYLGMNAERAPIEANPIWMGILSVATIAFLIVCGLLLWRRTKFS, from the coding sequence ATGGCAAACAAACCGGGTCCCGCAGTACTGCATTCCGCCCGCACGCTGCATTGGCTGGGCGTCTCCTGCGGCTTCGGTGCCGGCGCCTGGCTGGGCGCGGCGGAAGCCCCCACCAAGCTTGTGACCGCGGGCTTCTCGCCCTTCATCATTTCGCTCGGCATGGTGGCCGGAGTCTTCGTCGCCCGCTGGACCGTGCCCATGCTCCTCAAAGGCACCGGCTACATCTGGATGGACCTCAAGGAAAAGAAGCACCTGATGGTCTGGGCGATCCTGGCCGGCATGTTGTGGGCCGTGGCCAACACGCTAACCGTTTTCGCCATCCGCAATGTTGGCCTGTCCATCGCATTTCCTCTGTGGAATACGAACAGCCTCGTGGGCCTCTTCTGGGGTTGGCTGCTGTTCAACGAACTAAAGAACTCGGGCGCCAAACAGTGGTTAAAGGTGTTAGGCGGTGCCGCGGGCATCGTCGTCGGAGCCTGCGTCCTCGCCCTGGCCACATCCCACCAGACCAGCACAGGACCGCAAGGGGCCGCAACCCTCGGAATCTGTGCCGCCCTGGGGGCGGGCCTGCTCTGGGGCACCATGTACATTCCCTACCGCAAGGCCTACATCAGCGGCATGAATCCGCTATCCTTTGTCACCGTCTTTACCTTTGGTGAATTGGGGACGGTCTTCGCGCTTGCGCTGATCTTCGGCGGCGGGTACGACCAGGTCGCAGCGGATCTGACCAAGGCCAAGCCCGTCATGTTCTGGCTCTTCCTGGGCGGCTTCTGCTGGGTGCTAGGCGACCTGTTCCAGCAATACGCGGCCAAGTACATCGGAATCGGCCGCGGCATCCCGCTTTCGAATACGAATCAGCTGTGGGGCCTCGCCTGGGGCGCGCTCGTGTTTGGCGAACTCGCCGGACAGTCCACCACGGCCCAGGTCCTCGTAGTCGTCGGTTCGCTCATCATGATCGCAGGAGCGGCGGCCATCAGCTTTGCCGAGGCGCCCGAATCCGAACACACCTCCTGGGACAGCGCGATGGAACGCGAGTGCACCCGCTATGGCATGGATCGCGGCAAAGTCGAACGCTGCATGCGCGGCGAAGACGTACTCGCCCTGCAGGAGCCCAAACGCCACTGGTGGGAAGCGCTAGTGGGCGTGGCCGCGCTGGGCATGTTCATCTATCTGGGCATGAACGCCGAGCGGGCGCCCATCGAAGCCAATCCCATTTGGATGGGCATCCTGAGTGTGGCGACCATCGCGTTCCTGATCGTCTGCGGCCTACTGTTGTGGCGCCGGACGAAGTTCTCCTAA
- a CDS encoding (2Fe-2S)-binding protein, with translation MTTLTINVNGVNRTVSVSDPSMPLLWVLRDLIGLTGTKYGCGIEVCGACTVLIDGQPEHSCVFDSSSAVGKKVVTIEGLSSDTSHPAQKAWIDHQVPQCGYCQSGMIMSCAGAMAAGHRGSEIQGELQNLCVCGTYQRIKEAVSTL, from the coding sequence ATGACGACGCTTACTATCAATGTGAATGGTGTCAATCGAACCGTCAGTGTCAGCGACCCGAGCATGCCGCTGCTCTGGGTGCTCCGCGACCTGATTGGATTGACGGGCACAAAATACGGCTGTGGGATTGAGGTTTGCGGTGCTTGCACCGTCCTCATCGACGGCCAACCTGAACACTCCTGTGTGTTCGATTCATCCTCCGCCGTCGGGAAAAAGGTGGTCACCATTGAGGGCCTATCGAGTGACACCAGTCATCCGGCCCAAAAGGCATGGATCGACCATCAGGTTCCGCAGTGCGGCTACTGCCAATCGGGCATGATCATGTCCTGCGCGGGCGCGATGGCGGCCGGTCATCGCGGTTCGGAGATCCAGGGGGAACTGCAGAACCTCTGCGTCTGCGGAACATACCAGCGCATCAAGGAAGCCGTTTCGACTCTCTAG
- a CDS encoding xanthine dehydrogenase family protein molybdopterin-binding subunit produces MATTTPEVRPASKSKEQVGRRGFLASAAGGLTLAFFIPEVSRLSDIEAAPLPGQVNAWLQVGTDGSITLTIGSSEMGQGSMSGLAQVLAEELVVDYAKVKVVQGGPSLVNPVPVGAAINTVGSSVIRTNFWKMRDAAASARETLVQAAMNAKSDQTRSNFSVTSGAVKHVPSGALFTYAQLAAAAALLPPAANAPLIPDSQFKLIGKTVPRVDIPSKVNGSARYGLDVRVDGMVYAVIKHCPTFGGTLASTPSVPSGMLAVVPTKVIAGTGRGTEVTDSVNAVAVVGPNTWDTWQAAKRLKVTWSLPSSAANLNNAKFLSDGQALLTTATPFVAGGANPPGTLYTVEGAASSAAAANASAAKIVDATYTLPYVSHACMEVLNCTVNYVAGVSCEVWAPTQSAKAVLSLVMTMTGLPATAVTVHTMYLGGGLGRKAEVDFVSQAVQVAMHVNKPVKLMWPREEDFTRDQYRPMGVIHGRAGLDSAGNILGWSYRNVSPSILGQRGIPLGASGDSQGIEGAVNLPYNIGARVTEWVSHPSPIPVGFWRSVGASLNTFAVECLIDELATAAGQDPYQFRRSKLTDPRWIAVLDAAAALGNWTSAPPAGRARGIAIGAAFNSIVAEVVEISNVTTTGLRVNRVSCAIDCYIPVNPGSIQAQLQGGIVHGLNAALYGQQTFVSGVAQAKNFNKSRMIRLGEMPQIGITIIPGPAASDRTVNIGGAGELGVPTFAPALANAYFKLTGKRVRSLPLFPGATMGGL; encoded by the coding sequence ATGGCAACAACCACACCCGAAGTCCGGCCCGCATCCAAGTCCAAAGAGCAGGTCGGCCGCAGAGGATTCCTGGCTAGCGCCGCCGGCGGCTTGACCCTCGCCTTCTTTATCCCCGAAGTCTCGCGATTGAGCGACATCGAGGCCGCCCCGCTGCCTGGCCAGGTGAATGCCTGGCTGCAAGTGGGCACGGATGGCAGCATCACCCTCACCATCGGATCCTCTGAAATGGGGCAAGGCTCGATGTCCGGCCTCGCCCAAGTCCTGGCCGAAGAACTGGTAGTTGACTACGCCAAGGTCAAAGTCGTCCAGGGCGGACCTTCCCTGGTGAACCCCGTACCCGTAGGCGCCGCGATCAACACGGTTGGCAGCAGTGTGATTCGAACCAACTTCTGGAAGATGCGGGACGCCGCGGCTTCAGCGCGGGAGACATTGGTCCAGGCCGCCATGAATGCGAAGAGCGACCAGACCCGCTCCAACTTCAGTGTCACCAGCGGTGCGGTCAAGCACGTTCCGTCCGGCGCGCTGTTCACGTATGCCCAATTGGCTGCGGCTGCCGCGCTGCTGCCGCCGGCGGCGAACGCGCCGTTGATTCCGGACAGCCAGTTCAAACTGATCGGCAAGACGGTCCCAAGGGTCGATATTCCCTCCAAGGTCAACGGCTCCGCAAGGTACGGCCTGGATGTGAGAGTGGACGGAATGGTGTATGCCGTCATCAAGCACTGTCCGACGTTCGGCGGGACTCTCGCCAGCACTCCGTCCGTGCCCTCCGGCATGCTCGCGGTGGTACCCACTAAAGTTATAGCCGGCACCGGCCGGGGGACGGAAGTGACGGACAGTGTGAATGCCGTAGCGGTAGTCGGGCCGAATACCTGGGATACCTGGCAGGCGGCCAAGCGCCTGAAGGTCACCTGGAGCCTGCCTTCCTCAGCCGCCAACCTGAACAACGCCAAGTTCCTGAGTGACGGGCAGGCCCTTCTGACCACGGCCACGCCGTTCGTGGCGGGCGGAGCAAACCCGCCCGGTACGCTTTACACCGTGGAAGGCGCTGCCAGCAGTGCCGCGGCAGCGAATGCGTCGGCGGCGAAAATCGTGGACGCCACGTATACGCTGCCGTACGTGTCGCACGCCTGCATGGAAGTCCTCAACTGCACGGTGAACTACGTCGCTGGCGTGAGTTGTGAAGTCTGGGCGCCCACACAGTCGGCCAAAGCGGTGTTGTCCCTGGTGATGACGATGACCGGATTGCCCGCAACGGCGGTCACCGTTCACACGATGTACCTGGGGGGCGGCCTGGGCCGGAAGGCGGAGGTCGACTTCGTCAGCCAGGCTGTGCAGGTGGCCATGCATGTGAACAAGCCGGTGAAGCTGATGTGGCCGCGAGAGGAAGACTTCACGCGCGACCAATACAGGCCCATGGGTGTGATTCACGGCCGGGCGGGCCTGGACAGTGCAGGGAACATCCTGGGGTGGTCCTATCGCAACGTGTCGCCGTCGATTCTCGGCCAGCGCGGCATCCCACTCGGCGCGAGCGGAGACAGCCAGGGCATCGAAGGCGCCGTCAACCTCCCCTACAATATCGGAGCCCGTGTCACGGAATGGGTATCGCACCCCTCGCCGATCCCTGTGGGCTTCTGGCGCTCAGTAGGCGCCTCGTTGAACACCTTCGCCGTGGAATGCCTGATCGATGAACTGGCAACCGCCGCAGGCCAGGATCCGTATCAGTTCCGGCGGTCGAAGTTGACGGATCCACGTTGGATCGCTGTGCTCGACGCGGCCGCGGCCCTGGGCAATTGGACCTCGGCACCACCCGCGGGCCGGGCACGCGGAATCGCCATCGGGGCGGCGTTCAACAGCATTGTCGCGGAAGTGGTGGAGATCTCAAACGTGACCACCACGGGTCTGCGGGTCAACCGTGTCTCGTGCGCGATTGACTGCTACATTCCCGTCAACCCCGGCTCCATCCAGGCGCAGTTGCAGGGTGGCATCGTGCACGGCTTGAACGCGGCTCTCTACGGGCAACAGACGTTTGTGAGCGGAGTGGCCCAGGCGAAGAACTTCAACAAGAGCCGTATGATCCGGCTGGGCGAGATGCCTCAGATCGGCATCACGATCATCCCTGGGCCGGCGGCATCAGACCGGACGGTCAATATCGGCGGAGCCGGCGAACTAGGCGTGCCCACCTTCGCTCCGGCGCTGGCCAACGCCTACTTCAAACTGACCGGGAAGCGGGTCCGCTCGCTGCCGCTATTCCCAGGCGCCACCATGGGTGGCCTGTAA
- a CDS encoding XdhC family protein: MDEIGAILAARRELGNRDQGAVLATVVHVRGSAYRRPGARMLILPDGRRIGAISGGCLEGDVAKKAWWFTADGRPSVRVYDTSSDEDAVWEFGLGCNGEIQVLLERLSTPAVQESLEFMETCRQSTGGVTAVVIRSQPLSGFSVGDRLHWSPDGGIRGGVPQRWPDLAAHVDETVRERRSRLVGLAGCEVFVEWIAPPQRLVIFGAGHDAIPVASLAKQLGWAVTVVDGRPAYATPARFPLADRVVVMRPENPLSGVAIGKETAVVMMTHNYIQDGRLLREILAARPRYLGMLGPANRADRLLHELGISRESVDVHAPIGLDIGATTPEGIALSIISEIQAELAGRPGMKLRHRRSSIHAPAIEAGTAQGLPLPDAERPVCEIGQLEQA, encoded by the coding sequence ATGGACGAGATCGGCGCGATCCTTGCGGCCCGGCGCGAGTTGGGCAATCGTGATCAGGGCGCTGTTCTCGCGACAGTTGTGCACGTTCGGGGCTCCGCTTACCGGCGCCCCGGCGCGCGCATGTTGATTCTTCCCGACGGCCGTCGCATCGGCGCGATCAGCGGCGGCTGCCTGGAAGGAGATGTCGCGAAGAAGGCATGGTGGTTCACCGCGGATGGGCGTCCTTCTGTCCGCGTGTATGACACGTCGTCAGACGAGGACGCCGTTTGGGAGTTCGGCCTGGGCTGCAATGGCGAGATCCAGGTGCTGCTGGAACGGCTGAGTACGCCCGCGGTACAGGAATCCCTTGAGTTCATGGAAACCTGCCGCCAGTCCACTGGGGGCGTCACGGCAGTCGTGATTCGCAGTCAGCCATTGTCTGGGTTTTCCGTAGGCGACCGGTTGCACTGGTCCCCGGATGGGGGCATTCGCGGCGGAGTCCCGCAGCGATGGCCGGATCTGGCGGCCCATGTGGATGAAACTGTTCGTGAGCGCAGAAGCCGGCTGGTGGGGCTGGCCGGTTGCGAGGTCTTTGTCGAGTGGATTGCCCCGCCCCAGAGACTGGTGATCTTCGGCGCCGGCCACGATGCGATTCCGGTGGCCTCGTTGGCGAAACAGCTCGGCTGGGCGGTGACGGTCGTGGATGGACGCCCCGCCTATGCGACGCCGGCGCGATTCCCGCTGGCCGACCGGGTTGTCGTCATGCGACCGGAGAATCCCCTGTCCGGTGTAGCGATCGGCAAGGAGACCGCGGTCGTGATGATGACCCACAACTACATCCAGGACGGCAGGCTGCTTCGCGAGATCCTGGCCGCACGGCCCCGATATCTCGGAATGCTGGGCCCTGCCAATCGGGCAGACCGGCTGCTCCACGAACTCGGCATCAGCCGGGAGTCAGTCGACGTGCATGCACCGATCGGGCTCGACATCGGAGCAACGACACCGGAAGGAATCGCGTTGTCCATCATCAGTGAGATTCAGGCGGAACTGGCCGGCCGGCCCGGCATGAAGTTGCGCCATCGCCGCAGCTCGATCCACGCCCCTGCTATCGAGGCAGGCACGGCGCAAGGTCTTCCATTGCCCGATGCGGAGCGTCCGGTCTGCGAGATCGGGCAGTTGGAGCAGGCCTGA
- a CDS encoding nucleotidyltransferase family protein — MANVAAILLAAGNASRMGAPKQLLDYGGRPLLRHAAETALASGCSKVIVVLGAKAGAVAPALDGLPVVTVVNPRWDEGMGTSIQAGLRAAAAASAEAVILMLADQPLISAGFLDRLIGIHTDAGQAIVAARYAGTAGVPALFARQYFDDLEALRPAQGCKAVIQANEGNACLVDCPEAEFDVDTPDDYQRLQTLAGAK; from the coding sequence ATGGCTAATGTGGCCGCCATCCTGCTGGCCGCCGGGAACGCCTCCCGGATGGGCGCCCCGAAGCAACTGTTGGACTATGGCGGCCGGCCCTTGCTGCGTCATGCCGCCGAGACGGCCCTGGCGTCTGGATGCAGCAAAGTGATCGTCGTTCTCGGCGCCAAGGCAGGAGCGGTGGCTCCCGCCCTGGATGGGCTGCCTGTCGTGACAGTCGTCAATCCCAGGTGGGATGAGGGCATGGGCACATCGATTCAGGCAGGCCTGCGCGCAGCAGCGGCGGCGAGCGCGGAGGCGGTGATCCTCATGCTGGCCGACCAGCCGCTGATTTCAGCGGGATTCCTCGATCGACTCATAGGAATCCATACGGACGCAGGCCAGGCCATCGTCGCGGCCCGTTATGCGGGCACTGCCGGAGTACCCGCGCTCTTCGCCCGCCAGTACTTTGACGACCTGGAGGCACTGCGTCCCGCGCAGGGATGCAAGGCGGTAATCCAGGCAAATGAGGGGAACGCCTGCCTGGTGGATTGCCCCGAGGCCGAGTTCGACGTTGACACGCCGGACGACTACCAGCGGCTCCAGACTCTGGCAGGAGCGAAATGA